The following proteins come from a genomic window of Crassostrea angulata isolate pt1a10 chromosome 1, ASM2561291v2, whole genome shotgun sequence:
- the LOC128192935 gene encoding chromatin accessibility complex protein 1-like, with amino-acid sequence MAEKQTEKDGQCVLPLSRIRTIMKSSPDVGSISHEALFLTGKATEMFVKNLATISREKSKDKMNVNYKDLAEVVNSDDVLQFLQDIIPRKIKAREYLEKLEDEDSS; translated from the exons ATGGCGGAAAAACAAACTGAGAAAGACGGACAATGCGTTTTACCGTTGTCTAGAATTAGGACAATAATGAAAAGTTCTCCAGATGTCGGTAGCATAAGTCACGAGGCGCTGTTTTTGACCGGAAAGGCAAcg GAAATGTTTGTGAAAAATTTAGCCACCATTTCAAGGGAGAAAAGCAAAGACAAGATGAATGTCAACTATAAGGATCTGGCTGAAGTTGTCAACTCCGATGATGTTCTCCAGTTTCTTCAAG ATATCATCCCTCGGAAGATCAAAGCCAGAGAATATCTGGAGAAGCTGGAAGATGAGGATTCCTCCTGA
- the LOC128192034 gene encoding uncharacterized protein LOC128192034 — MDGNISTSTFIPTATVNSTNETINISNGSTAIPTYGKDAIKEYFVQEYNKGCSEDGFYQNQLWSCFDGSTYAFALSGIIIAGIGLFGNIVAFLKIVFDKKLHSDIFVALACVLVSDTMALISYSITGYVTEVIVLFDMVLAVNMTFIICTTMWSCLNAILLTVNPFLRIVLMSVACVYVRSSPKDDPYVVYEPVVFSYCEIKCTNDSKCAYFKFTNDTKNCQIFDKIESTKWRESCSGCFIGIKEEICLTQPEETTIIPVQTTTTTAATTTTTTLNTICSCVCKETNASVDDILKERLKALTVNVSNLSATKRKLSCAEDNRATANNIGYFGLILLGLLGGIFVVFDCVNMFRRRIGR, encoded by the exons ATGGATGGTAACATTTCAACATCTACTTTTATTCCAACGGCGACTGTAAATTCCACTAACGAAACAATCAACATTTCCAATGGAAGCACAGCCATCCCCACATACGGGAAAGATGCCATCAAGGAATATTTCGTACAAGAATACAATAAAGGGTGTTCTGAAGACGGTTTTTATCAGAACCAACTTTGGTCGTGTTTTGATGGTTCCACTTACGCCTTTGCCTTATCAGGCATAATCATAGCAGGCATCGGACTTTTTGGAAATATTGTCGCTTTCCTGAAGATTGTTTTTGACAAGAAACTCCATTCTGACATCTTCGTCGCCTTGGCGTGTGTTCTTGTTTCGGACACAATGGCATTGATTTCCTACTCTATAACCGGGTACGTTACAGAAGTCATCGTACTGTTTGACATGGTGCTGGCGGTGAATATGACATTTATAATCTGCACAACCATGTGGTCCTGTCTCAATGCCATCCTACTGACAGTG aatcCCTTTCTTCGCATTGTGTTGATGTCTGTAGCGTGTGTTTACG TTCGCTCAAGTCCGAAAGATGATCCGTACGTTGTCTATGAACCTGTCGTTTTCTCCTACTGCGAAATCAAATGTACCAATGACTCGAAATGTGCTTACTTCAAATTTACCAACGACACAAAAAATTGTCAGATATTTGACAAGATTGAATCCACTAAGTGGCGTGAATCTTGTAGTGGTTGTTTCATAGGAATAAAAGAAGAGATATGCCTAACACAGCCCGAAGAAACAACAATTATACCTG ttcaaacaacaacaacaacagcagcaacaacaacaacaacaacacttAACACAATTTGCTCCTGTGTTTGCAAAGAAACAAACGCCAGTGTGGATGATATTCTCAAAGAGCGACTAAAGGCTTTAACTGTGAATGTATCCAATCTCTCAGCCACCAAACGAAAGCTGTCCTGTGCCGAGGACAACAGAGCTACAGCGAACAACATCGGTTACTTTGGACTCATATTACTGGGGTTACTAGGCGGAATATTTGTTGTGTTTGACTGTGTGAACATGTTTCGCCGTCGTATTGGGcgttaa
- the LOC128186307 gene encoding uncharacterized protein LOC128186307, which produces MTKKNILIDVLMISAAYVYGCINTTSFSYTNRRFVYRLPYDTYKPVVLSFCELGCTNDASCSYFTYTNSTHQCQLYDRDGLFYNWNISCSGCFTGTKINSCETQTEEAVAPSTTSDLPESTTEIETMCSCVCKETNDSVDDILKERLKALSVNVSNLSASKRKLSCAEDSRPSASNIGYFGIILLGLAGGVFIMFDSVSVFRIFIEKLGKM; this is translated from the exons ATGACAAAAAAG AACATATTGATTGACGTTCTCATGATATCAGCGGCTTATGTTTACG GATGCATTAATACGACATCATTCTCTTATACAAATCGGCGTTTTGTGTATCGCCTTCCCTACGATACTTATAAACCCGTTGTACTTTCCTTCTGTGAGCTTGGATGTACTAACGATGCTAGCTGCTCCTACTTTACCTACACAAATTCAACACACCAGTGTCAGCTGTACGATCGCGATGGGTTGTTCTACAACTGGAATATTTCTTGCTCCGGTTGTTTTACAGGGACAAAGATTAATTCATGTGAGACACAAACCGAGGAGGCAGTTG CTCCATCAACAACTTCTGACCTTCCCGAGTCTACAACAGAAATAGAGACTATGTGCTCTTGCGTTTGCAAAGAAACAAATGACAGTGTGGATGATATTCTCAAAGAGCGACTGAAGGCTTTATCCGTGAACGTATCCAATCTCTCAGCCAGCAAACGAAAGCTGTCCTGTGCCGAGGACAGCAGACCTTCAGCGAGCAACATCGGTTACTTTGGTATCATCTTATTGGGATTAGCTGGTGGAGTCTTCATTATGTTTGACTCTGTGAGCGTATTtcgtatttttattgaaaaactaGGAAAAATGTAA